The Oryctolagus cuniculus chromosome 5, mOryCun1.1, whole genome shotgun sequence genome includes a region encoding these proteins:
- the BAG6 gene encoding large proline-rich protein BAG6 isoform X4, with product MEPSDSTSTTMEEPDSLEVLVKTLDSQTRTFIVGAQMSVKEFKEHIAASVSIPSEKQRLIYQGRVLQDDKKLQEYNVGGKVIHLVERAPPQTQLPSGASSGTGSASATHGGGPLPGTRGPGATVHDRNANSYVMVGTFNLPSEPRVRLVMAQHMIRDIQTLLSRMECRGGPQAQHSQPPPQTPPVAQEPGTLSSQTAEAVENDSPAREPMEAEEVEERTPVQNPELTPPGPAPTGPAPATETNTPNHPSPAEYVEVLQELQRLESRLQPFLQRYYEVLGSAGSTDYNNNHEGREEDQRLINLVGESLRLLGNTFVALSDLRCNLACAPPRHLHVVRPMSHYTTPMVLQQAAIPIQINVGTTVTMTGNGTRPPPAPNAEAPSSGPGQASSLAPSSTTVESSTEGASTPGPAPQPATSHPRVIRISHQSVEPVVMMHMNIQDSGTQTGGVPSAPTGPLGPPGHGQTLGSTLIQLPSLPPEFMHAVAHQITHQAMVAAVASAAAGQQVPGFPTAPTRVVIARPTPPQARPSHPGGPPVSGALGAGLGTNASLAQMVSGLVGQLLMQPVLVAQGTPGMAPPPAPATASASAGTTNTATTAGPAPGGPAQPPPPQPPAADLQFSQLLGNLLGPAGPGSGGPGVASPTITVAMPGVPAFLQGMSDFLQATQAAPPPPPPPPPPPPAPEQQSTAPPGSPSGGTGSPGGLSPESLSPEFFTSVVQGVLSSLLGSLGARAGSSESIAAFIQRLSGSSNIFEPGADGALGFFGALLSLLCQNFSMVDVVMLLHGHFQPLQRLQPQLRSFFHQHYLGGQEPTPGNIRMATHTLITGLEEYVRESFSLVQVQPGVDIIRTNLEFLQEQFNSIAAHVLHCTDSGFGARLLELCNQGLFECLALNLHCLGGQQMELAAVINGRIRRMSRGVNPSLVSWLTTMMGLRLQVVLEHMPVGPDAILRYVRRVGDPPQPLPEEPMEVQGAERTSPEPQRENASPAPGTTAEEAMSRGPPPAPEGGSQDEQDGASAETEPWAAAVPPEWVPIIQQDIQSQRKVKPQPPLSDAYLSGMPAKRRKTMQGEGPQLLLSEAVSRAAKAAGARPLTSPESLSRDLEAPEVQESYRQQLRSDIQKRLQEDPNYSPQRFPNAHRAFADDP from the exons ATGGAGCCCAGTGATAGTACCAGCACCACTATGGAGGAGCCTGACAGCCTGGAGGTGCTGGTGAAGACCTTGGACTCTCAGACTCGGACCTTTATTGTGGGGGCCCAG ATGAGTGTGAAGGAGTTTAAAGAGCATATTGCTGCCTCTGTCAGCATCCCCTCTGAGAAACAGCGGCTCATCTATCAGGGGCGAGTTCTGCAAGATGACAAGAAGCTCCAGGAATACA ATGTTGGGGGAAAGGTTATCCATTTGGTGGAACGGGCTCCTCCTCAGACTCAGCTCCCTTCTGGGGCATCTTCTGGGACAGGGTCTGCCTCAGCCACCCATGGTGGGGGACCCCTGCCTGGTACTCGGGGGCCTGGGGCCACAGTTCATGACCGGAATGCCAACAGCTATGTCATGGTTGGAACCTTCAATCTTCCT AGTGAGCCCCGGGTACGGCTGGTGATGGCCCAGCACATGATCCGGGATATACAGACCTTACTGTCCCGGATGGAG TGTCGAGGAGGGCCCCAAGCACAGCACAGTCAGCCGCCCCCACAAACGCCGCCTGTGGCCCAGGAGCCGGGAACCTTGAGCTCTCAGACAGCAGAAGCGGTTGAAAATGACTCGCCAGCTCGGGAGCCCATGGAGGCAGAAGAAGTGGAGGAGCGCACCCCAGTCCAGAACCCAGAACTCaccccgcctggcccagccccaacgggcccagcacctgccacgGAGACAAACACACCCaa CCACCCTTCCCCCGCGGAGTATGTCGAGGTGCTGCAggagctgcagcggctggagAGCCGCCTCCAGCCTTTCCTGCAGCGCTACTACGAGGTCCTGGGCTCCGCCGGCAGCACGGACTACAACAACAAC CATGAGGGCCGAGAAGAGGACCAGCGGTTGATTAACTTGGTGGGGGAGAGTCTGCGACTGTTGGGCAACACCTTTGTGGCTCTGTCTGATCTGCGTTGCAATCTGGCCTGTGCACCCCCACGCCACCTGCATGTGGTCCGACCCATGTCTCACTACACTACCCCCATGGTGCTCCAGCAGGCAGCCATTCCCATCCAG ATTAATGTGGGGACTACTGTGACCATGACGGGGAATGGGACTCGTCCCCCCCCAGCTCCTAATGCAGAGGCACCTTCCTCTGGTCCCGGGCAGGCCTCGTCCCTGGCTCCGTCTTCTACCACTGTCGAGTCGTCCACGGAGGGGGCTTCCACTCCAGGGCCAGCTCCCCAGCCAGCCACCAGTCACCCGAGGGTCATCCGAATTTCCCACCAGAGCGTGGAACCCGTAGTCATGATGCACATGAACATTCAAG ATTCTGGCACACAGACCGGTGGTGTTCCGAGTGCTCCCACTGGCCCCCTAGGACCCCCTGGTCATGGCCAGACCCTGG GCTCCACCCTCATccagctgccctccctgccccctgagTTCATGCACGCCGTCGCCCACCAGATCACTCATCAGGCCATGGTGGCAGCTGTTGCCTCCGCGGCAGCAG GACAGCAGGTCCCAGGCTTCCCAACAGCTCCAACCCGGGTGGTGATTGCCCGGCCAACTCCTCCACAGGCTCGGCCTTCCCATCCTGGGGGGCCTCCAGTCTCCGGGGCTCTG ggtgctggactggGTACCAACGCCTCATTGGCCCAGATGGTGAGCGGCCTTGTGGGGCAGCTTCTCATGCAGCCTGTGCTTGTGG CTCAGGGGACCCCAGGAATGgctccacctccagctcctgccactgcttCAGCCAGTGCTGGCACCACCAACACAGCTAccacagctggccctgcccccgGGGGGCCTGCCCAGCCTCCACCCCCTCAGCCTCCTGCAGCTGATCTGCAGTTCTCTCAGCTTCTGGGGAATTTGctggggcctgcagggccagGATCTGGAGGGCCTGGCGTGGCTTCTCCCACCATCACCGTGGCAATGCCCGGCGTCCCTGCCTTTCTCCAGGGCATGAGTGACTTCTTGCAG GCAACACAGGCGgcccctccaccccctccaccacctccacccccaccccctgccccagagcAGCAGAGCACGGCCCCACCAGGGTCCCCTTCTGGtggcacagggagtcctggaggCCTGAGTCCTGAGAGCCTTTCCCCGGAGTTCTTCACCTCCGTGGTACAAGGCGTGCTGAGCTCTCTGCTCGGCTCTTTGGGAGCTCGCGCTGGCAGCAGTGAAAGTATTGCCGCCTTCATCCAGCGCCTCAGTGGCTCCAGCAACATCTTTGAGCCTGGGGCTGATGGAGCCCTCG GATTCTTTggggctctcctctctcttctgtgCCAGAATTTCTCCATGGTGGACGTGGTAATGCTTCTCCATGGGCATTTCCAGCCACTGCAgcggctccagccccagctgcgaTCCTTCTTCCACCAGCACTACCTGGGTGGCCAGGAGCCCACACCTGGTAACATCCGG ATGGCGACACACACATTGATCACAGGGCTAGAGGAATACGTGCGGGAGAGTTTT TCTTTGGTGCAGGTTCAGCCTGGTGTGGACATCATCCGGACAAACCTGGAATTTCTTCAAGAGCAATTTAATAGCATTGCTGCTCATGTGCTGCACTGCACAG ACAGTGGATTTGGGGCCCGGCTGCTGGAGTTGTGTAACCAAGGCCTGTTTGAGTGCCTGGCCCTGAACCTGCACTGCTTGGGGGGACAGCAGATGGAGCTGGCTGCTGTCATCAATGGCCGAATT CGCCGCATGTCACGTGGAGTGAATCCGTCACTGGTGAGCTGGCTGACGACCATGATGGGCCTGCGGCTTCAGGTGGTGCTGGAGCACATGCCCGTGGGCCCCGATGCCATCCTCAGATACGTCCGCAGGGTTGGTGATCCCCCTCAG CCACTGCCTGAGGAGCCCATGGAAGTTCAAGGAGCAGAAAGAACGTCCCCAGAGCCTCAG CGGGAGAATGCCTCCCCTGCTCCTGGAACTACAGCAGAAGAGGCCATGTCCCGAGGTCCGCCCCCTGCCCCTGAGGGGGGCTCCCAGGATGAACAGGATGGAGCCTCAGCCGAGACAGAACCCTGGGCCGCTGCTGTGCCCCCA GAATGGGTTCCTATCATCCAGCAGGACATTCAGAGCCAGCGGAAGGTGAAGCCGCAGCCCCCCCTGAGCGACGCCTACCTCAGTGGTATGCCTGCCAAGAGACGCAAG ACGATGCAGGGTGAGGgcccccagctgcttctctcAGAAGCTGTGAGCCGGGCAGCTAAGGCAGCCGGAGCTCGGCCCCTGACGAGCCCCGAGAGCCTGAGCCGGGACCTGGAGGCACCAGAGGTTCAGGAGAGCTACAGGCAGCAG ctccGGTCTGACATACAAAAACGGCTTCAGGAAGACCCCAACTACAGCCCCCAGCGCTTCCCTAATGCCCATCGGGCCTTTGCCGATGATCCCTAG
- the BAG6 gene encoding large proline-rich protein BAG6 isoform X14, with translation MEPSDSTSTTMEEPDSLEVLVKTLDSQTRTFIVGAQMSVKEFKEHIAASVSIPSEKQRLIYQGRVLQDDKKLQEYNVGGKVIHLVERAPPQTQLPSGASSGTGSASATHGGGPLPGTRGPGATVHDRNANSYVMVGTFNLPSDGSAVDVHINMEQAPIQSEPRVRLVMAQHMIRDIQTLLSRMECRGGPQAQHSQPPPQTPPVAQEPGTLSSQTAEAVENDSPAREPMEAEEVEERTPVQNPELTPPGPAPTGPAPATETNTPNHPSPAEYVEVLQELQRLESRLQPFLQRYYEVLGSAGSTDYNNNHEGREEDQRLINLVGESLRLLGNTFVALSDLRCNLACAPPRHLHVVRPMSHYTTPMVLQQAAIPIQINVGTTVTMTGNGTRPPPAPNAEAPSSGPGQASSLAPSSTTVESSTEGASTPGPAPQPATSHPRVIRISHQSVEPVVMMHMNIQGQQVPGFPTAPTRVVIARPTPPQARPSHPGGPPVSGALGAGLGTNASLAQMVSGLVGQLLMQPVLVAQGTPGMAPPPAPATASASAGTTNTATTAGPAPGGPAQPPPPQPPAADLQFSQLLGNLLGPAGPGSGGPGVASPTITVAMPGVPAFLQGMSDFLQATQAAPPPPPPPPPPPPAPEQQSTAPPGSPSGGTGSPGGLSPESLSPEFFTSVVQGVLSSLLGSLGARAGSSESIAAFIQRLSGSSNIFEPGADGALGFFGALLSLLCQNFSMVDVVMLLHGHFQPLQRLQPQLRSFFHQHYLGGQEPTPGNIRMATHTLITGLEEYVRESFSLVQVQPGVDIIRTNLEFLQEQFNSIAAHVLHCTDSGFGARLLELCNQGLFECLALNLHCLGGQQMELAAVINGRIRRMSRGVNPSLVSWLTTMMGLRLQVVLEHMPVGPDAILRYVRRVGDPPQPLPEEPMEVQGAERTSPEPQRENASPAPGTTAEEAMSRGPPPAPEGGSQDEQDGASAETEPWAAAVPPEWVPIIQQDIQSQRKVKPQPPLSDAYLSGMPAKRRKTMQGEGPQLLLSEAVSRAAKAAGARPLTSPESLSRDLEAPEVQESYRQQLRSDIQKRLQEDPNYSPQRFPNAHRAFADDP, from the exons ATGGAGCCCAGTGATAGTACCAGCACCACTATGGAGGAGCCTGACAGCCTGGAGGTGCTGGTGAAGACCTTGGACTCTCAGACTCGGACCTTTATTGTGGGGGCCCAG ATGAGTGTGAAGGAGTTTAAAGAGCATATTGCTGCCTCTGTCAGCATCCCCTCTGAGAAACAGCGGCTCATCTATCAGGGGCGAGTTCTGCAAGATGACAAGAAGCTCCAGGAATACA ATGTTGGGGGAAAGGTTATCCATTTGGTGGAACGGGCTCCTCCTCAGACTCAGCTCCCTTCTGGGGCATCTTCTGGGACAGGGTCTGCCTCAGCCACCCATGGTGGGGGACCCCTGCCTGGTACTCGGGGGCCTGGGGCCACAGTTCATGACCGGAATGCCAACAGCTATGTCATGGTTGGAACCTTCAATCTTCCT AGTGACGGCTCTGCTGTGGATGTTCACATCAACATGGAACAGGCCCCAATTCAG AGTGAGCCCCGGGTACGGCTGGTGATGGCCCAGCACATGATCCGGGATATACAGACCTTACTGTCCCGGATGGAG TGTCGAGGAGGGCCCCAAGCACAGCACAGTCAGCCGCCCCCACAAACGCCGCCTGTGGCCCAGGAGCCGGGAACCTTGAGCTCTCAGACAGCAGAAGCGGTTGAAAATGACTCGCCAGCTCGGGAGCCCATGGAGGCAGAAGAAGTGGAGGAGCGCACCCCAGTCCAGAACCCAGAACTCaccccgcctggcccagccccaacgggcccagcacctgccacgGAGACAAACACACCCaa CCACCCTTCCCCCGCGGAGTATGTCGAGGTGCTGCAggagctgcagcggctggagAGCCGCCTCCAGCCTTTCCTGCAGCGCTACTACGAGGTCCTGGGCTCCGCCGGCAGCACGGACTACAACAACAAC CATGAGGGCCGAGAAGAGGACCAGCGGTTGATTAACTTGGTGGGGGAGAGTCTGCGACTGTTGGGCAACACCTTTGTGGCTCTGTCTGATCTGCGTTGCAATCTGGCCTGTGCACCCCCACGCCACCTGCATGTGGTCCGACCCATGTCTCACTACACTACCCCCATGGTGCTCCAGCAGGCAGCCATTCCCATCCAG ATTAATGTGGGGACTACTGTGACCATGACGGGGAATGGGACTCGTCCCCCCCCAGCTCCTAATGCAGAGGCACCTTCCTCTGGTCCCGGGCAGGCCTCGTCCCTGGCTCCGTCTTCTACCACTGTCGAGTCGTCCACGGAGGGGGCTTCCACTCCAGGGCCAGCTCCCCAGCCAGCCACCAGTCACCCGAGGGTCATCCGAATTTCCCACCAGAGCGTGGAACCCGTAGTCATGATGCACATGAACATTCAAG GACAGCAGGTCCCAGGCTTCCCAACAGCTCCAACCCGGGTGGTGATTGCCCGGCCAACTCCTCCACAGGCTCGGCCTTCCCATCCTGGGGGGCCTCCAGTCTCCGGGGCTCTG ggtgctggactggGTACCAACGCCTCATTGGCCCAGATGGTGAGCGGCCTTGTGGGGCAGCTTCTCATGCAGCCTGTGCTTGTGG CTCAGGGGACCCCAGGAATGgctccacctccagctcctgccactgcttCAGCCAGTGCTGGCACCACCAACACAGCTAccacagctggccctgcccccgGGGGGCCTGCCCAGCCTCCACCCCCTCAGCCTCCTGCAGCTGATCTGCAGTTCTCTCAGCTTCTGGGGAATTTGctggggcctgcagggccagGATCTGGAGGGCCTGGCGTGGCTTCTCCCACCATCACCGTGGCAATGCCCGGCGTCCCTGCCTTTCTCCAGGGCATGAGTGACTTCTTGCAG GCAACACAGGCGgcccctccaccccctccaccacctccacccccaccccctgccccagagcAGCAGAGCACGGCCCCACCAGGGTCCCCTTCTGGtggcacagggagtcctggaggCCTGAGTCCTGAGAGCCTTTCCCCGGAGTTCTTCACCTCCGTGGTACAAGGCGTGCTGAGCTCTCTGCTCGGCTCTTTGGGAGCTCGCGCTGGCAGCAGTGAAAGTATTGCCGCCTTCATCCAGCGCCTCAGTGGCTCCAGCAACATCTTTGAGCCTGGGGCTGATGGAGCCCTCG GATTCTTTggggctctcctctctcttctgtgCCAGAATTTCTCCATGGTGGACGTGGTAATGCTTCTCCATGGGCATTTCCAGCCACTGCAgcggctccagccccagctgcgaTCCTTCTTCCACCAGCACTACCTGGGTGGCCAGGAGCCCACACCTGGTAACATCCGG ATGGCGACACACACATTGATCACAGGGCTAGAGGAATACGTGCGGGAGAGTTTT TCTTTGGTGCAGGTTCAGCCTGGTGTGGACATCATCCGGACAAACCTGGAATTTCTTCAAGAGCAATTTAATAGCATTGCTGCTCATGTGCTGCACTGCACAG ACAGTGGATTTGGGGCCCGGCTGCTGGAGTTGTGTAACCAAGGCCTGTTTGAGTGCCTGGCCCTGAACCTGCACTGCTTGGGGGGACAGCAGATGGAGCTGGCTGCTGTCATCAATGGCCGAATT CGCCGCATGTCACGTGGAGTGAATCCGTCACTGGTGAGCTGGCTGACGACCATGATGGGCCTGCGGCTTCAGGTGGTGCTGGAGCACATGCCCGTGGGCCCCGATGCCATCCTCAGATACGTCCGCAGGGTTGGTGATCCCCCTCAG CCACTGCCTGAGGAGCCCATGGAAGTTCAAGGAGCAGAAAGAACGTCCCCAGAGCCTCAG CGGGAGAATGCCTCCCCTGCTCCTGGAACTACAGCAGAAGAGGCCATGTCCCGAGGTCCGCCCCCTGCCCCTGAGGGGGGCTCCCAGGATGAACAGGATGGAGCCTCAGCCGAGACAGAACCCTGGGCCGCTGCTGTGCCCCCA GAATGGGTTCCTATCATCCAGCAGGACATTCAGAGCCAGCGGAAGGTGAAGCCGCAGCCCCCCCTGAGCGACGCCTACCTCAGTGGTATGCCTGCCAAGAGACGCAAG ACGATGCAGGGTGAGGgcccccagctgcttctctcAGAAGCTGTGAGCCGGGCAGCTAAGGCAGCCGGAGCTCGGCCCCTGACGAGCCCCGAGAGCCTGAGCCGGGACCTGGAGGCACCAGAGGTTCAGGAGAGCTACAGGCAGCAG ctccGGTCTGACATACAAAAACGGCTTCAGGAAGACCCCAACTACAGCCCCCAGCGCTTCCCTAATGCCCATCGGGCCTTTGCCGATGATCCCTAG
- the BAG6 gene encoding large proline-rich protein BAG6 isoform X5 → MEPSDSTSTTMEEPDSLEVLVKTLDSQTRTFIVGAQMSVKEFKEHIAASVSIPSEKQRLIYQGRVLQDDKKLQEYNVGGKVIHLVERAPPQTQLPSGASSGTGSASATHGGGPLPGTRGPGATVHDRNANSYVMVGTFNLPSDGSAVDVHINMEQAPIQSEPRVRLVMAQHMIRDIQTLLSRMECRGGPQAQHSQPPPQTPPVAQEPGTLSSQTAEAVENDSPAREPMEAEEVEERTPVQNPELTPPGPAPTGPAPATETNTPNHPSPAEYVEVLQELQRLESRLQPFLQRYYEVLGSAGSTDYNNNHEGREEDQRLINLVGESLRLLGNTFVALSDLRCNLACAPPRHLHVVRPMSHYTTPMVLQQAAIPIQASSLAPSSTTVESSTEGASTPGPAPQPATSHPRVIRISHQSVEPVVMMHMNIQDSGTQTGGVPSAPTGPLGPPGHGQTLGSTLIQLPSLPPEFMHAVAHQITHQAMVAAVASAAAGQQVPGFPTAPTRVVIARPTPPQARPSHPGGPPVSGALQGAGLGTNASLAQMVSGLVGQLLMQPVLVAQGTPGMAPPPAPATASASAGTTNTATTAGPAPGGPAQPPPPQPPAADLQFSQLLGNLLGPAGPGSGGPGVASPTITVAMPGVPAFLQGMSDFLQATQAAPPPPPPPPPPPPAPEQQSTAPPGSPSGGTGSPGGLSPESLSPEFFTSVVQGVLSSLLGSLGARAGSSESIAAFIQRLSGSSNIFEPGADGALGFFGALLSLLCQNFSMVDVVMLLHGHFQPLQRLQPQLRSFFHQHYLGGQEPTPGNIRMATHTLITGLEEYVRESFSLVQVQPGVDIIRTNLEFLQEQFNSIAAHVLHCTDSGFGARLLELCNQGLFECLALNLHCLGGQQMELAAVINGRIRRMSRGVNPSLVSWLTTMMGLRLQVVLEHMPVGPDAILRYVRRVGDPPQPLPEEPMEVQGAERTSPEPQRENASPAPGTTAEEAMSRGPPPAPEGGSQDEQDGASAETEPWAAAVPPEWVPIIQQDIQSQRKVKPQPPLSDAYLSGMPAKRRKTMQGEGPQLLLSEAVSRAAKAAGARPLTSPESLSRDLEAPEVQESYRQQLRSDIQKRLQEDPNYSPQRFPNAHRAFADDP, encoded by the exons ATGGAGCCCAGTGATAGTACCAGCACCACTATGGAGGAGCCTGACAGCCTGGAGGTGCTGGTGAAGACCTTGGACTCTCAGACTCGGACCTTTATTGTGGGGGCCCAG ATGAGTGTGAAGGAGTTTAAAGAGCATATTGCTGCCTCTGTCAGCATCCCCTCTGAGAAACAGCGGCTCATCTATCAGGGGCGAGTTCTGCAAGATGACAAGAAGCTCCAGGAATACA ATGTTGGGGGAAAGGTTATCCATTTGGTGGAACGGGCTCCTCCTCAGACTCAGCTCCCTTCTGGGGCATCTTCTGGGACAGGGTCTGCCTCAGCCACCCATGGTGGGGGACCCCTGCCTGGTACTCGGGGGCCTGGGGCCACAGTTCATGACCGGAATGCCAACAGCTATGTCATGGTTGGAACCTTCAATCTTCCT AGTGACGGCTCTGCTGTGGATGTTCACATCAACATGGAACAGGCCCCAATTCAG AGTGAGCCCCGGGTACGGCTGGTGATGGCCCAGCACATGATCCGGGATATACAGACCTTACTGTCCCGGATGGAG TGTCGAGGAGGGCCCCAAGCACAGCACAGTCAGCCGCCCCCACAAACGCCGCCTGTGGCCCAGGAGCCGGGAACCTTGAGCTCTCAGACAGCAGAAGCGGTTGAAAATGACTCGCCAGCTCGGGAGCCCATGGAGGCAGAAGAAGTGGAGGAGCGCACCCCAGTCCAGAACCCAGAACTCaccccgcctggcccagccccaacgggcccagcacctgccacgGAGACAAACACACCCaa CCACCCTTCCCCCGCGGAGTATGTCGAGGTGCTGCAggagctgcagcggctggagAGCCGCCTCCAGCCTTTCCTGCAGCGCTACTACGAGGTCCTGGGCTCCGCCGGCAGCACGGACTACAACAACAAC CATGAGGGCCGAGAAGAGGACCAGCGGTTGATTAACTTGGTGGGGGAGAGTCTGCGACTGTTGGGCAACACCTTTGTGGCTCTGTCTGATCTGCGTTGCAATCTGGCCTGTGCACCCCCACGCCACCTGCATGTGGTCCGACCCATGTCTCACTACACTACCCCCATGGTGCTCCAGCAGGCAGCCATTCCCATCCAG GCCTCGTCCCTGGCTCCGTCTTCTACCACTGTCGAGTCGTCCACGGAGGGGGCTTCCACTCCAGGGCCAGCTCCCCAGCCAGCCACCAGTCACCCGAGGGTCATCCGAATTTCCCACCAGAGCGTGGAACCCGTAGTCATGATGCACATGAACATTCAAG ATTCTGGCACACAGACCGGTGGTGTTCCGAGTGCTCCCACTGGCCCCCTAGGACCCCCTGGTCATGGCCAGACCCTGG GCTCCACCCTCATccagctgccctccctgccccctgagTTCATGCACGCCGTCGCCCACCAGATCACTCATCAGGCCATGGTGGCAGCTGTTGCCTCCGCGGCAGCAG GACAGCAGGTCCCAGGCTTCCCAACAGCTCCAACCCGGGTGGTGATTGCCCGGCCAACTCCTCCACAGGCTCGGCCTTCCCATCCTGGGGGGCCTCCAGTCTCCGGGGCTCTG cagggtgctggactggGTACCAACGCCTCATTGGCCCAGATGGTGAGCGGCCTTGTGGGGCAGCTTCTCATGCAGCCTGTGCTTGTGG CTCAGGGGACCCCAGGAATGgctccacctccagctcctgccactgcttCAGCCAGTGCTGGCACCACCAACACAGCTAccacagctggccctgcccccgGGGGGCCTGCCCAGCCTCCACCCCCTCAGCCTCCTGCAGCTGATCTGCAGTTCTCTCAGCTTCTGGGGAATTTGctggggcctgcagggccagGATCTGGAGGGCCTGGCGTGGCTTCTCCCACCATCACCGTGGCAATGCCCGGCGTCCCTGCCTTTCTCCAGGGCATGAGTGACTTCTTGCAG GCAACACAGGCGgcccctccaccccctccaccacctccacccccaccccctgccccagagcAGCAGAGCACGGCCCCACCAGGGTCCCCTTCTGGtggcacagggagtcctggaggCCTGAGTCCTGAGAGCCTTTCCCCGGAGTTCTTCACCTCCGTGGTACAAGGCGTGCTGAGCTCTCTGCTCGGCTCTTTGGGAGCTCGCGCTGGCAGCAGTGAAAGTATTGCCGCCTTCATCCAGCGCCTCAGTGGCTCCAGCAACATCTTTGAGCCTGGGGCTGATGGAGCCCTCG GATTCTTTggggctctcctctctcttctgtgCCAGAATTTCTCCATGGTGGACGTGGTAATGCTTCTCCATGGGCATTTCCAGCCACTGCAgcggctccagccccagctgcgaTCCTTCTTCCACCAGCACTACCTGGGTGGCCAGGAGCCCACACCTGGTAACATCCGG ATGGCGACACACACATTGATCACAGGGCTAGAGGAATACGTGCGGGAGAGTTTT TCTTTGGTGCAGGTTCAGCCTGGTGTGGACATCATCCGGACAAACCTGGAATTTCTTCAAGAGCAATTTAATAGCATTGCTGCTCATGTGCTGCACTGCACAG ACAGTGGATTTGGGGCCCGGCTGCTGGAGTTGTGTAACCAAGGCCTGTTTGAGTGCCTGGCCCTGAACCTGCACTGCTTGGGGGGACAGCAGATGGAGCTGGCTGCTGTCATCAATGGCCGAATT CGCCGCATGTCACGTGGAGTGAATCCGTCACTGGTGAGCTGGCTGACGACCATGATGGGCCTGCGGCTTCAGGTGGTGCTGGAGCACATGCCCGTGGGCCCCGATGCCATCCTCAGATACGTCCGCAGGGTTGGTGATCCCCCTCAG CCACTGCCTGAGGAGCCCATGGAAGTTCAAGGAGCAGAAAGAACGTCCCCAGAGCCTCAG CGGGAGAATGCCTCCCCTGCTCCTGGAACTACAGCAGAAGAGGCCATGTCCCGAGGTCCGCCCCCTGCCCCTGAGGGGGGCTCCCAGGATGAACAGGATGGAGCCTCAGCCGAGACAGAACCCTGGGCCGCTGCTGTGCCCCCA GAATGGGTTCCTATCATCCAGCAGGACATTCAGAGCCAGCGGAAGGTGAAGCCGCAGCCCCCCCTGAGCGACGCCTACCTCAGTGGTATGCCTGCCAAGAGACGCAAG ACGATGCAGGGTGAGGgcccccagctgcttctctcAGAAGCTGTGAGCCGGGCAGCTAAGGCAGCCGGAGCTCGGCCCCTGACGAGCCCCGAGAGCCTGAGCCGGGACCTGGAGGCACCAGAGGTTCAGGAGAGCTACAGGCAGCAG ctccGGTCTGACATACAAAAACGGCTTCAGGAAGACCCCAACTACAGCCCCCAGCGCTTCCCTAATGCCCATCGGGCCTTTGCCGATGATCCCTAG